The following is a genomic window from Verrucomicrobiia bacterium.
GATAGCTCCCTCGTATTCAGCCAGCGCGATAATGCGGCAGCCCCCTTCCTGGCAGAACTTGGCAACGTGGTAGCCGACGTTACCTAATCCCTGAACGACGACCGTTTTTCCCTCCAATCCTCTGGAAAGTCCCAGCTTATTCATTTCCTCTTCGTGATTGCAGACCTCCCGCAGGCCGTAGAACACCCCCCGCCCGGTGGCTTCCGTCCGTCCGCGGACCCCTCCCTGGGTTACCGGTTTCCCGGTGACGCAGGCAAAGGCATCCAGTTGCCCCGGGTTGAAGGCGGCATAGGTATCGACAATCCAGGCCATTTCCCTTGGCCCCGTTCCGTAATCGGGCGCCGGCACGTCCACTCCCGGCCCGATGAAATTTTTCTTTATCAGCTCGGCCGTGTAGCGGCGGGTGATCTGCTCCAGTTCGGCGAGCGTGTATTTCTTGGGGTCGATTTTGACCGCCCCCTTGGCCCCGCCGAACGGAACGTCCACAATGGCGCATTTGTAGGTCATCAACGCCGCCAGCGCCTTGACCTCGTCCTCGTTCACCTCCTCCGAATAACGGATGCCCCCTTTGACCGGCAGCTTGTGGTGACTGTGTTCCACCCGCCAGCCGGAGATGACCTCATAGCCGTTTTGGGTTCGAATGGGGAACTGGAAGGCGTAAATGCTGTTGCAGGCCTTGATTTGCTCCAAAAGCCCCTTGGGATGGCCGGTAAAGGCGGCGGCCTTGTCGAAATAGAAGTTGACGTTTTCAAAAAAGGAGCGCTGGCCTGACGCGGTTGTCACGGTATCCTCCGGGATATTCGGTTTTTAGTATGCGGGTCGCGGAATTCACGGCGGGAAGTTTGCACTCCTCAAGGAAAAAGTCAAGGGAGTCATCAAGTTTATTGACTACCAGCCCTGCCGTTCCCGAAACGAGGTGATGTGCGCCGTATGGTGGCGGCCGTGCCAGGCGTAGAGGGCCAAAAGCTTTTCCAGCGTCATAATCCCGCTTTCCGGATGACGCAAGGTGCGGTTGAAGTCCTCCGGTTTAAGCGACCTTAAAAGCGAAACCCAGCGGATGTGCAGGGAATCCAAAAGATTCAAGGAAACCTCAATCGGGGTTTTCTTCGTGTCCGCCAGTTCCGCCCAGCGCGCTTCATTATACGGCTTGATGGTCGGTTCCTCTTCCGTGAGCGTGAGCTTGAAGCGGGTATAGGCGTTCAGGTGGCTGTCCGGGACGTGGTGCACCACCTGCCGGACGGTCCAGCCGCCATCCCGGTACGGCGTGTCGAGCTGCTTTTCGGAAAGCCCCGCCACCGCCTTGCGCAAAAGCGCCGGTGCGGCCGCTATCTGTTCAATCCAAAGTTGATGGACTGTTTCGCTAACGTTTCCTTCAAATTTGAACGGGCCTATGGGGTAGCGCGGGTCGGTCATGTCGTTTCTCCCATATTTTGAATATACATGCAGATTCAATCAAACAAAATAATGGGTGAGAGAAACAATGGCAATTGATGATTTTGGCCGATTTGGTTGACAATTAAACGGTCTCGGTTATTATACTTTTATGTTTCCGTTGAAAGATGACATACCCTCTTCCCGAATGCCCGTTCTCACGGTGCTTTTAATCGTTGTAAACACCCTGATTTTCTTCTGGGAAAAGCTGAATGTGGCGGGGTTCGAGCCCACCATTTGGAAATGGGGTTTGGTTCCCTACGAATTTACCCATCAAGTAGAACTGACCCCCGGGATGGACGTGCCGCCATTCAGCAATGTCTTTTCCTCGATGTTCATGCACGGCGGGTTTTTCCATCTGGCCGGTAATATGCTCTACCTTTGGATTTTCGGGGACAATGTGGAAGACCAGTTGGGGCACGTCCGCTTCATCCTGTTTTATTTGCTTTCCGGCGTAGTCGCCGCGTTAAGTTTCACCTATCTTTTTCCGAACTCGAAAGTTCCCTTGGTGGGGGCTTCCGGCGCCATCGCCGGCGTTTTAGGGGGGTATCTTTTGCGCTTCCCGCGTGCCCGGGTTTACACGCTTATTTTTCTTGGTTTTTTTGTTCAGGTTGTGCGCATACCGGCGTTGATTGTCTTAGGATTATGGTTCGTCATACAGCTTTTAAACGCCGGGGCGAGCTTTACCGTGGCCGCCACCTCGGGTACCGCCTGGTTTGCCCACGTGGGGGGGTTCGTCGCCGGATTTCTTCTGTTTCCCCTCTTGGGGGGTATGAAACGAAGAGCGGTTCATTATGATTACCGGTGAGATTACTTTGCGGAACGCCACCATAAACGATATGCCGCACATCGTCCGGATGATCGGGGAGTTCGATTTGGATTATGAGCAGCTTTCGCCGGAGCAGTTTTTAGTCATCGAGGATGGGGGGCAAATCGTCGCTTTCGGCCGGTTGAAACCCTACTCGGATGCCGTCGAGCTGGGGAGCGTCGGTGTGCGTCCTGACCGCCGCAAGATGGGATATGGAAAAATGATGGTGGAAGCCTTGATTGAAAAAGCGCCCGACGAAATCTGGATAACCACCAACCTGCGGGATTATTTTCGCCTTTTCGGCTTTACCGAGTCTGAAAAGATGCCGGCTTCCATAAAAAACAAGCTGGAAAATTTCTGCCATTTCACCTGCCGGCCGGGGATTGCGGCGATGGTGTTGCGGAAAAACGCCAACCCATCGGATGGAAAAAAATGAAGCATTTGGCCGATTTTGTTCACCTGCACAACCACACCACATATTCGCTTTTAGATGGGGCGATAAAGATCGACGACTTGATGGCCAAGGCCAAGGAATACGGAATGCCGGCTTTGGCGTTGACCGACCACGGCAATCTTTTCGGCGCCATCGAATTTTACAAGTCGGCCAAAAAGCACGGCATCAAGCCGATTATCGGCTGCGAGGCGTACGTGGCGCCGGAAAGCCGGCATAAAAAAGAGCCGCTGCGGGGATTCCCGGACGCCGGGTATCATTTGATTCTCTTGGCCAAAAACCTCGCGGGCTACCGCAACCTGGTCAAACTCTCCAGCGCCGGGTATTTGGAAGGGTTCTATCACCGTCCCCGGGTGGACAAGGAGTTGCTGCGGGCCCATTCGGAAGGGCTGGTCTGCCTTTCATCCTGCTTGAACGGCGAACTGCCGGCCCAATTGCGCAACAGCGATTTCAAAAAGGCGCGGGAAGTGGCCAACGAGTACGCCGACATTTTTGGCAGGGAAAACTTCTTTGTTGAACTCCAAGATCACGGCATTTCCGAAGAGGACCGGATTCGAGGGGAACTGGCCAAAATCGGGCAGGAACTGGGGTTTGGTCTGGTCGCCACCAACGACTGCCATTACCTGCGGCGGGTGGATGCCGCCGCCCACGACGCTCTTTTGTGCATCCAGACCGGCAAGGTTCTGACCGACACGGACCGGCTGAAATACGAAACCGACCAGGTATACTTCAAATCCGACCGGGAAATGAAAGAGCTTTTCGGCTGGGCGCCGGAATCGATTGAAAACACGCTGCGGATCGCCGAGGTCTGCAACCTCGAACTGGAACTGGGGAAACTGCACCTTCCCCGCTTTCCCCTGCCCTCCGGCTTCAATTCAGCCGACCAATTTCTGGAACACCTGGCCCGCAAGGGAATGGAGGAGCGCTATCATCCGGTTACTCCGGAAGTAAAGGAGCGGTTGGAATATGAACTGAAAGTCATCCGCGAAATGGGGTATTCCGGCTACTTTTTAATCGTACGGGATTTTGTCGATTACGCCCTGCGCAACAACTTTCCCGTAGGCCCGGGACGGGGTTCAGTCGGGGGAAGCCTTGTGGCCTATTGTATCGGAATAACCCGAATCGACCCAATGAAATACGGACTTCTATTCGAGCGCTTTTTGAATCCGGAGCGGATTTCGATGCCGGATATCGATATCGACTTTTCCGATCGCGACCGGGACAGGATTATCCAATATGTCATTGACAAATATGGTGAAGAGAACGTCTGCCAGATTATCACTTTCGGGACGATGGCGGCACGGGCGGTGGTGCGGGACGTCGGCCGGGTGATGTCCCTGCCCTATTCGGAAGTCGACCGGATTGCCAAACTGATTCCATTTGACACTGAAATGACCTTGGAGCGGGCAATGGAGATGCAGCCGGATTTGAAACGATTGACAGCTTCGGATCCCAAAATTGCCCAATTGATGGAATATTCCAAAACTTTGGAAGGACTTTCCCGCCACGCCTCGGTTCATGCCGCCGGCGTGGTCATTGCCCCTTCCAAGTTGACGGACTACGTCCCGCTATACCGCACCAACCGGGATGAAACGGTGACCCAGTTCGATATGAAGGGAATTGAAGAGATCGGCCTTTTGAAAATGGATTTCCTGGGGCTGCGGACGCTGACCGTCATTGAGGATACCGTCCGCTTCGTGAAGGAACGGGAGGGGATTGCAATCGACATCGATAAAATCCCGCTGGACGACGCCAAAACCTTTGAGCTTTTCGCCTCCGGCGAAACCACCGGCCTATTCCAGTTTGAGTCGGCCGGAATGCGGGACTATTTGCGTAAGCTAAAACCGGATTCCCTCTCCGATCTGGCGGCGATGAACGCCTTGTACCGCCCCGGCCCGCTGGATGCTTACATGGTGGATGAGTACATCGACCGCAAAAAGGGAAAAAAGGTTCAGTACGAACATCCCAAGCTGGAGAAAATTTTAAAGGAGACCTACGGGGTCATCGTCTTCCAGGAGCAGGTTTTGGAAATTGCCAAGGAACTGGCCGGTTATACCCTGGGGAAGGCCGACATTCTGCGCAAGGCGATGGGGAAAAAGGATGCCGAGTTGATGGCGGGGGAGAAGGAGGAGTTCATTCAGGGGGCCGTGGCCCATCATATCGACAAACAGAAAGCGGAACGGATTTTTGAACAAATCGCCACCTTCGGCCGTTACGGGTTCAACAAGGCCCATTCCGTCGGCTACGCCTATCTCGCCTATCAGACCGGCTATCTAAAGGCCCACTGGCCGGTCTATTTTATGGCCGCCTCCCTTTCCTCCGAAATGGGGAACACCGACCGGGTGGTCCTGCTGATTCTGGAAAGCCAAAGGCTCGGTATAGAGGTCCTGCCCCCCGACGTGAACCGAAGTTTTTCGAAATTTACGGTCGAGGATGGCAAAATCCGCTATGGTTTGGCGGCCGTCAAAAACGTGGGAGAGGGGACCGTCGAGACGCTCGTGACCACCCGTCAAGCCAAGGGGGAATTTAAATCAATCTTTGATTTTGCCCGCAAAATGGATACGGGCGCCTTGAACCGCCGGATGGTGGAAAGTTTGGTCCTGGCGGGGGCCTTCGACTCGCTCGATTCCAACCGGGCACGCCTTTTCAAAAACGTTCAGCGGGCGATCGATTGGGGTGCGGATGCACAGGCGGCAGACGCAGCCGGACAAGCTTCCTTGTTCGGGGGACGTTCCGACCTCGGTATAAGCGAGCCGGCGCTGGAGCCGGAAGAAAAATGGCCCCCTGTAATGCGCCTGACCCGTGAAAAAGAGGTTTTGGGATTCTACTTTTCCGGCAATCCCCTGGAAAACTACCGCCGGGAATTGGATTTATTTTCCACCACGCAAATCGGCAATCTGGAAAGCTTTCGGGACGGAGAGGAAGTCGTTCTTTCCGGGATGATAGGGGATATAAAAACCAAGCTGGACAAGAAAGGGAAGCGGATGGCGTTTGCCGGCATCGAGGACATCACCGGGCGGACCGAGCTGGTAATTTTTTCCGACGTTTTCGAAAGATCCCGGGCCGCCCTTCATCCGGAGAAGCTTGTGGTTGCCCGCGGGCGGGTTTCCACCAAGGAGGGGGAAAAGCCCAAACTGGTCGCCTCGGAGGTTTATTCCGTAGAAGAGGCCTACCTGCGCTCCCCCCTCGCGCTGACGTTGACCTTCGACGTAGCCGAACGGCCGCTTTTGGACAAGGCCTTGCCGCTTCTTGAATTTGGAAGTTGGCCCGGCTTATTGAACATCCGGCTGGTCTCTCCGGAAGAAACCGTTCTTTTCTGCTCCCGTCTTGGGGGGGTGCGGCTCTCACGGGAGCTTTTGGAGAGCTTGCGCCAGTTCGTCGCTCCGGAAAAAGTTGAACTTTCAGGCCCGCGGCAGGGGAAAAAGCCGTGAACTTTTTCCGCCCGCAAGGAAGCATCGGTTTGCCCCTCCGGGAATGGCGGCTCAATGGTGCCCTGGCCGAGCCGATCGCACTCAATTTTCTCCTCCGGGCAGTCGATGATAACCCTAAGGCGGGCAAGGGGTCGGTGGAAAAGGGAAAAAAATTAGTTCGTGACTTTTCGACCGCATCAGTGTAAAATAGTCAAGGGGTGGAAGCGATTTTGGATGTCAGGAACAAACGGTAGGAGCGGTGCGGTTGGTTAAGGGTATGATAAAAGGAGGTATGGTGCGTTTCGCCACGATATTGCTTGCCGGAGTTTTGTTTTTGGGCGCTTCCGGGCCGGAACAAAAGGAGGGGGCCGGGGTTTCCCGGAAAGGCTCCGTTTCAAAAAAGGGGCAGGCATCCGCCCCGGCTGAAATTGTCTGGCTCAGCTATGAAGAGGGACTGAAAAAGGGGAAGCTGGAAAACAAGAACATTTTCATCGACTTTTACACCAATTGGTGCGGGTGGTGCAAAAAACTGGACAAGGATGTCTATTCCGACAGCGCCGTCAAAACCGTCCTTTCCCGCCATTTCGTGACCGTTAAAACCAACGCCGAATCCGGCCGCCGCTTCACTCTGGAGGACGGCAAGCAGTACACGGATGCCAGTCTGGCCCGGGAGGTGTTCGGGGTTCAGGGGTATCCGGCGCTTTGGTTTTTAACCGCCAAAGGGGAAAAATTGACGTATATTCCGGGGTATGTTCCAAAGGAAAAGTTTGTCAACATTTTGACTTTTATCAGCAGCAAGGCGTACCAGACAAAGAAATTCGAGGATTACGAACAGGAACTGGCCGCCAAGAAGGGAAACTAAAACTACCGTTGCCGACCACGCCAGACCGAGTTTCCCTCAACCCCCCTCTCGTGTTTGGCAGGCAGCGGTAGTTTAAATTTTGGGAACTTTCAAACCGGACGGGGGGTTAAAAAAGAACTGATGTTGATAAAACGCTTGTTGATTGCCGGCCTTGCCGGGCTCACCATGGCTATGTCGATTTTCTCCTGCGGAAAGCAAGAGGACCGGCAGGAAGCCACCACCGGCGGTTCGGTGAATAACGCTCCCCAAACCGCTGCGGACGGTTCGGGTTCGGTCGGTTTTTCCTTGGCGGATATCGATGGCAACACGGTTTCATTGGCCGATTATAAGGGGAAGGTGGTTCTGGTCGATTTCTGGGCCACTTGGTGCGGCCCCTGCCGTCAGGCGGTGCCTCATTTGAAGGAACTTTATGAAGAAAATCGGGGGAAAGGGTTTGAAATTCTGGCCATCGCAATGGACGAGGACGGCCAGAAGGTGGTGCCTCCGTTCGTCGAAGATAACCGGATTAATTACACCGTCCTTTTGGGGACCCCCGAGGTGGAATCGGAATTCGGCGGTCTGGTGGGGTATCCCACCACCTTTCTTATTGACCGGGAGGGTAAGGTTGTTGACAAGACTTTGGGGTATCGTCCCAAGGAGTATTTTGAGGAAAAGCTGAAACCCCTGTTATAGGGATCTCCCCGGAACCTTTCCGGTTTCGGGGGTTATAAAAGGCAAAAAGGGCTTGTTCTGAGGCAGGGAAAGATTATATTGAGACGGAAGGGGAAAACGATAAACGCAACCGGAAGGAGGAGTTCGTGAAGAAGATTCTGGCAGTGGTGGTTGGTCTGGTCGTTCTGGGTTTCAGTGCCTGGGCGGTCGCCGGCCCGAATTGTTGTTCCAAGGCCAAATCCACCGCGTCGGCTTCGGCCGCGGGTGAAAAGGTGGAAAAGGCCTCCGCGGCTTGCGAGCCGAAGGAGACCAAAACCGCCGAAGCGACGGGTGCCGTCAACACCGATGCGTCCGCCTGCGTGGAAAAAGCGGTCAAGCTGTCGATCACCGGAATGCACTGCGGCGATTGCAGCAAAAAGATTCAAGCCGCTCTTTCCAACCTGGAGGGGGTTTGCGCCTCCAAAGTCAGCTACACCCGCAAGAATGCGGAAGTGGTTTATAATGCGAACCAGCTTTCCGAGGAGCGCATCGTTCAAACGGTTACAACGGCCGGTTTTACGGTGGCCTCCACCAAGGCATCCAACTGGAAAGCCTCCAAGAGCGAAGACTGCTGCAAAGCCAAAAAATCGGCCAAAACCACCGGGTCGGATACTTAATCGGGACGGGAGTTTGAAAAAGCGGAGCGCAAGCTCCGCTTTTTTTATTGACAGCAAAACCCCGGCAAATAGATTGATTAAGGGAATGAAGGCAGCGGTTTTAGCCATGTTTTTGTTTATGGCTTTTTCCATCGCCAAAGCCACCAAATATGCCGGTGAATTCTTGAGTTTGGGCGTGGGGGCTCGGGGCTTGGGAATGGGGGGGGCCTATGTGGCGGTGGTCGATGACGCCACCTCCGGCTGGTGGAATCCGGCCGGCGCCGCCCGGCTTTCCGCCCGCCAGGCGGTTTTTATGCACGCGGAGACGTTTGGCTCCCTTTTGAACCACGACTATCTGGCCCTCGGGCTGCCAAAAGAAAACTACGGACTGGTTTTTTCGGGCGTTCGATTGGGGGGTGGGGGAATCAAGGTTACGGAATTGCCGAATCCCGATTCCTTGGTAGGAGACAGAAACCGCCCCTATGTGGCAAAAGTGGAGGGGCACGGGGATTACGCCGTCATCGCCACGTATGGACGTCCTTACCGGGAGAACCTTTTTTGGGGGGGGAGTGTAAAAATTATTTACCGGGCGATTGCGGATAATTCCGCATTCGGGCTTGGGGCCGACGCCGGCCTTCTGTGGCAGCCTAAGACGAACTGGTGGGTGGGAGCGGCGGCGATTGATTTTACGGGAACCTTTCTGGCTTACGACACGGGCACCAAGGAGACCATAACGCCGACATTGAAATTGGGAACGAGCTACGTGTATCCATACCGGGAATTCAGTTTTTTAGGGGCTTTTTCGACCGATTTGCGCTTCGAAGGCCGCAAGGCCTCCGCCCAGTACTATCAGGGTTCGATTTCGGCCGACAACCATTACGGGCTGGAAATCGGCTATCGCCAGAAGGGTTTTGCCCGTTTCGGTTTTGATGCGGGGGATTTTACCGCCGGCGCCGGTGTGTGGATCGCTCCCCTAAGGATTGATTTTGCTTTTCTGACCCATCCGGCGCTGGACAACAGCTACCGGGTTTCGCTTTCGGCGGATTTTTAACTAATTATGGGTGAACAAAGGAGGTTGGTAATGCGCAGTTTTTTAGGTACATGCCGGTGCTTGGGGATTTTGTTCTGGCTTTTGCCGTTTGGGCTTTTTGCCGCGCCGAAACCGAGGGATGTGGTGGCGGAGGTGGATGGGCACCCCATAACCGTGGAAGAGGTGCAAAAAAAGCTTGCCGGTTTGCGCGTTGCCCGTCCCGAATCGAAGCCGGACGAGTTGAAACGGGAGGCATTGAACGAAATCATAACCGAGCGTTTGGTTAAAATAAAAGCCCCCTCCATTCCAGTGGAACAGGATTCTGCATTCATGCGCCGTGCCGACTATATGCTGGCCCAGGTGGCCACGCGCGAAGTTTTCAACCGGGAAGTTATTTCCGTCGTTTCCGTTTCGGACAGCGAGGTGACGGAGCGTTACCGGCAAAGACCGCAGGATTACCAGATGCTGGCATGGGCGAGGGCCAGCCACATACTGATTGCTCCGGTCAAGGACACCCTGCTGCTTACCGCCCGCCAGAAGGAGACCGGTTGGTGGGCCGATTCGGAACCCAAGGCCAGGGTAATCGCCGATTCGCTTTATCGGCTGATCAGGTCCGGTTTTTCGTTTGATTCGCTGGCGCGTCACTGGTCGCAGGATATGGTCTCCGGTGTTAAGGGCGGGGATTTGGGGCGGTTTTCCCCCGGCCAAATGGTGCCGGAGTTTGATTCCGTCGTCTTCAGCCAGGAGGTGGGAAGTGTTTCGCCGCCGGTGAAAACCCGCTTCGGTTATCATCTCATCAAAGTGACGCACCGACAGGAGAAGGAAACCGCACCGCTGCACGATTCGCTGTGGCAGGAAATCCACAAGCAGCTTTTGAACGAAAAAATGATCCGGCGCAGCTTTGTTTTCCTGGACAGCCTGCAGCAGGCGGCCGGCGTCCGGTTCAACGAAAAAGTCCTGGAGATGAGTGATTCCGCGCTGCAGGCCCAAAAAATCTGGGCCGTGGTTTCCCGTCCCGGGGACACGGTCTGGTCCGACCGCTTCGGTTCCCAACTGGTCATGGCCCGCCCCATTGCCCCCCGGGCCGTGGACCGAGACTTCAAGATAGAATTGCTCAAGGAGGCGATAACCCCGTTTCTTATGCGCCGCGCGGTGGCGGATATGAAAATCAACGAGACCGAGGCCTACCTGGCCCGCAAGGAACAGCTTTTTCTGAATGAAAAGATGGACCGCTTGATGAAGGAATCGCGGATTGAATACAACCCGACGCCGGACGAGGTGGAGACCTATTACCAGACGCATAAATCGGAGTTTAGGACCGCCGAAAGTCTCTCCGTGCACGTTCAGCAAATGGTATTTAAAACCAGGGCGGAAGCCGACCGCGCCTTTCATGAACTGGAAGCCGGCGCCGACTTTGTCCTTTTGGCCAGAAAGTATTTCAAGGGGGATTCGGACATCGCGCAGGAGGCTTTTGATCTGGGTTTCATTTCCTATCCGGCAATGCCGCAGGATTTTTTTGCAGTGGCGGAAACGTTGACTGTGGGGACGATCAGTCGGCCGGTTAAAACCGAATGGGGCTATCATTTGCTCAGAGTTTTGGCCCGCCGCCCGGATTTAAGTTTGGAAGAGGCCCGTCCAAAAATCACCGCCGCTATCCGCAAATCCAAACAGGAAGAGCATCGCCAAAGATGGGAGGCCAGCCTGCGCGAGGGCCATAGGATTTCGATCCGGGAACGGGTATTGAAAGGCATCAAGTACGATCCACCCCGCACGGGCAGTTCCGGCCAGCCTTGAACGGAGGGGGTTCTTCAGCGGACAGCCGGGCTGAAATTCCCTACTCCGCGGAAATTAAGCGGAAGCTTGTTCATCTGACTTCGCTTTGGATCCCGCTTGCAATTTGGCATCTCCACCAACGTACGGCTGGCATCGTCCTGTGCCTCGTCTTGGCGGGCTCTTTGGGCCTCGATCTGCTGCGGCATTACGTTCCAAAAGAGACGCGAGGCTGGCGCCATCTGGTGGTTCTGTTTCGGCCGAAAGAACAGGGCAATCTCTCCGGATCCAGTTTTCTTTTGCTGGCCGCCTTGCTTTTGGTTCTTTTTTTCAGCCGCGAGGCGGCCGCACTTTCCCTTCTGTATATCGTCGTGGGGGACGTGGCTGGCGCGCTGGTCGGCCGCCGCTTTGGACGCCACCCGCTTTTTGATAAAACCTGGGAGGGGAGCCTCGCTTTTTTTCTGGCCTGTGTCGTAATTTCGCCGTTTGTACCGGGGTTGCCGTTTTGGGTAAAACTCTGTGCGGCTGCGCTGGCCGCTTTTGTGGAACTCCTGCCGCTGAATCTTGATGACAACCTGTCCGTCCCGCTCGCAACGGCCATTTTTCTGGCCGCCGTACAACGGCTATAACCAAATACCTTCTTTTAAACGACCGTTTTTTGACCGCGTTGTCATTTTTTCCTATGGAGACCGGACTCAATTTTTTTGTGCCAATACAACCGCTTGTCCACAAACGGGTTACTGAAAATTTTTTCCCCTTGACATCCTTTTTTCTCCGATTAGATTTTATTTTAGTGAAGGAAGGTGGACTCCAGAAACCGTTCAACCTTAACCCAATACAGGAGGTTTGGCCGTGGCCAAAGGCAGAGTCAAGTGGTTCAATGAGACTCGGGGGTATGGCTTTATAACCAACCAGGAAGGTGAAGAACTGTACGTCCATTTCACGGACATACAGGGGAGAGGGTACAAGACGTTAGTGGAAGGGGAAGAGGTCGAATACGAAGTGAAAGCCAACGAGAAAGGAAAACAGGCCACCAACGTAATGAAACTCTGACCCGTACGGGCCAAATCCCCCACAACCTCCAAGGTTGTGGGGGATTTGTTTTACCGATCAAGTCAATAAAGTCTTACAAATAGGTTAGACCAATAGGAATAACAGAGAAGGCAGAACCAACCTTAAAGCTTAAATCACAAATTTGAGGTATCTATGAAGGCAATCGATTTGCGCTCCGACACGGTCACCCGCCCCTCCCCCGGCATGCGAAGAGCGATGTACGAAGCCGAAGTGGGGGATGATGTTTTCGGGGACGATCCGACCGTCCAAATTCTGGAGGAACGAGTAGCCGAACTTTTCGGCAAAGAGGCCTCCGTTTTCGTCCCTTCCGGGACAATGGGGAATCAGATTTCCCTTAAAGTTTTAAGCAGTCCCGGCGACGAACTGCTCTTGGATGAAAACTCGCATATTTTCAATTACGAAGTGGGTGCGCCGGCCGCCCTCTCCGGTCTTCTCGTTCATCCGTTAAAAGGGGAGCGGGGGCACTTGACCGCCCTGCAAATTGAATCTCACGTGCGCGGATCTGATTTGCACTTACCTCCCACACGCGTGGTGGCCGTGGAAAACACGCACAACCGCGCCGGAGGGACGATTGCCTCCCTGGATGAGTTCAAACGAATCAAGCAGGTCGCCGTCACCCGTCAGTTGAAACTGCATCTGGACGGCGCCCGTTTGTGGAACGCCTCGGTCGCCACCGGCATTCCGCTGGCCGACTGGGCCGCTCCTTTTGACACGGTGATGTCCTGTCTCTCCAAGGGGCTTGGCTGCCCGGTGGGGTCTATGGTGGTTGGCAATAAGGAGACGATAGCCAAAGCCCGCAAAGTCAGGAAGTTGTTCGGAGGCGGCATGCGCCAAGTGGGGATTCTCGCCGCCGCCGGGCTGTACGCCTTGGAGCACAATTTTGCCCGGTTGGCGGAGGACCACGCCAATGCCCGGCACCTTGCCACCGGTCTGGCAAACCTGTCCGGTTTGCAGGTCGATCTGGATTCCGTTCAAACCAACATTGTCATAGTGGATTTAAAACCATCCGGCAAATCTGTTCCGGACGTCGTTGCCCGGTTGAGGGAAGAGGGTGTGCGGGTCGTTCCCTTCGGCCCCACCCGCATCCGCGCCGTCTGCCATCTGGATGTAGGCCGGGAGGACATTGATAAGGTGCTGGAGGTTTTCTGCCGCCACTTCGAACCCATTCGCGTCCCCGCAGCCTTCCCCTCCGGAACACCGGAGACCGAAAAGCCGACTCCCTATGCCGCCCGCCGGGTGCGGGCCGATTTGGCGGAGCTGATAAGCGCCTTTGCCGACGGACGGCTGGAAAACGAGTATTATCTTTCGTTGCGCACGGGCCGTATTCACCTTTTGACCGACCGGAGCAGCGAGGAGGAAAGACAGGAACTGTATCAATCGGAGGAGGACTACATTCTTCTTCCCAAGAAGCGGAGCCGGGACGGCTATCAGGACCTGCTCGATTTTATCGCCGGTGTCGGCGATGCCGGCTTGAAGGAAAAACTTTCCACCGCCGTGCAGGGACAGGGGGCC
Proteins encoded in this region:
- a CDS encoding peptidylprolyl isomerase yields the protein MRSFLGTCRCLGILFWLLPFGLFAAPKPRDVVAEVDGHPITVEEVQKKLAGLRVARPESKPDELKREALNEIITERLVKIKAPSIPVEQDSAFMRRADYMLAQVATREVFNREVISVVSVSDSEVTERYRQRPQDYQMLAWARASHILIAPVKDTLLLTARQKETGWWADSEPKARVIADSLYRLIRSGFSFDSLARHWSQDMVSGVKGGDLGRFSPGQMVPEFDSVVFSQEVGSVSPPVKTRFGYHLIKVTHRQEKETAPLHDSLWQEIHKQLLNEKMIRRSFVFLDSLQQAAGVRFNEKVLEMSDSALQAQKIWAVVSRPGDTVWSDRFGSQLVMARPIAPRAVDRDFKIELLKEAITPFLMRRAVADMKINETEAYLARKEQLFLNEKMDRLMKESRIEYNPTPDEVETYYQTHKSEFRTAESLSVHVQQMVFKTRAEADRAFHELEAGADFVLLARKYFKGDSDIAQEAFDLGFISYPAMPQDFFAVAETLTVGTISRPVKTEWGYHLLRVLARRPDLSLEEARPKITAAIRKSKQEEHRQRWEASLREGHRISIRERVLKGIKYDPPRTGSSGQP
- a CDS encoding heavy-metal-associated domain-containing protein: MKKILAVVVGLVVLGFSAWAVAGPNCCSKAKSTASASAAGEKVEKASAACEPKETKTAEATGAVNTDASACVEKAVKLSITGMHCGDCSKKIQAALSNLEGVCASKVSYTRKNAEVVYNANQLSEERIVQTVTTAGFTVASTKASNWKASKSEDCCKAKKSAKTTGSDT
- a CDS encoding cold shock domain-containing protein, which codes for MAKGRVKWFNETRGYGFITNQEGEELYVHFTDIQGRGYKTLVEGEEVEYEVKANEKGKQATNVMKL
- a CDS encoding TlpA disulfide reductase family protein, giving the protein MLIKRLLIAGLAGLTMAMSIFSCGKQEDRQEATTGGSVNNAPQTAADGSGSVGFSLADIDGNTVSLADYKGKVVLVDFWATWCGPCRQAVPHLKELYEENRGKGFEILAIAMDEDGQKVVPPFVEDNRINYTVLLGTPEVESEFGGLVGYPTTFLIDREGKVVDKTLGYRPKEYFEEKLKPLL
- a CDS encoding thioredoxin fold domain-containing protein: MVRFATILLAGVLFLGASGPEQKEGAGVSRKGSVSKKGQASAPAEIVWLSYEEGLKKGKLENKNIFIDFYTNWCGWCKKLDKDVYSDSAVKTVLSRHFVTVKTNAESGRRFTLEDGKQYTDASLAREVFGVQGYPALWFLTAKGEKLTYIPGYVPKEKFVNILTFISSKAYQTKKFEDYEQELAAKKGN
- a CDS encoding PorV/PorQ family protein, translated to MKAAVLAMFLFMAFSIAKATKYAGEFLSLGVGARGLGMGGAYVAVVDDATSGWWNPAGAARLSARQAVFMHAETFGSLLNHDYLALGLPKENYGLVFSGVRLGGGGIKVTELPNPDSLVGDRNRPYVAKVEGHGDYAVIATYGRPYRENLFWGGSVKIIYRAIADNSAFGLGADAGLLWQPKTNWWVGAAAIDFTGTFLAYDTGTKETITPTLKLGTSYVYPYREFSFLGAFSTDLRFEGRKASAQYYQGSISADNHYGLEIGYRQKGFARFGFDAGDFTAGAGVWIAPLRIDFAFLTHPALDNSYRVSLSADF
- a CDS encoding GntG family PLP-dependent aldolase — protein: MKAIDLRSDTVTRPSPGMRRAMYEAEVGDDVFGDDPTVQILEERVAELFGKEASVFVPSGTMGNQISLKVLSSPGDELLLDENSHIFNYEVGAPAALSGLLVHPLKGERGHLTALQIESHVRGSDLHLPPTRVVAVENTHNRAGGTIASLDEFKRIKQVAVTRQLKLHLDGARLWNASVATGIPLADWAAPFDTVMSCLSKGLGCPVGSMVVGNKETIAKARKVRKLFGGGMRQVGILAAAGLYALEHNFARLAEDHANARHLATGLANLSGLQVDLDSVQTNIVIVDLKPSGKSVPDVVARLREEGVRVVPFGPTRIRAVCHLDVGREDIDKVLEVFCRHFEPIRVPAAFPSGTPETEKPTPYAARRVRADLAELISAFADGRLENEYYLSLRTGRIHLLTDRSSEEERQELYQSEEDYILLPKKRSRDGYQDLLDFIAGVGDAGLKEKLSTAVQGQGAFRRFKDVLLAYPEDRRKWFTFSGERDEARLREWMKENQIALDLL